Proteins from one Sabethes cyaneus chromosome 2, idSabCyanKW18_F2, whole genome shotgun sequence genomic window:
- the LOC128734680 gene encoding 39S ribosomal protein L35, mitochondrial — MLRILASAAVRQFACTQQLSRLALKPNLGVPSLTSKFSTLQTVVTHPTLIVKSSPSGGLLTNPALLNVATSIGRSCQQQPCRTVTKFSMGKGTRKSVKAVIKRFKRLDWGGWIRTIAGRKKRMWKKSAGRKRRVKQHVLVNSQQATLLDKMVTKYWKRPRYYVNDIYTPYHTREEFRETRRKPLRY; from the exons ATGTTGCGTATTCTCGCTTCCGCAG CTGTCCGCCAGTTTGCATGCACACAACAGCTGAGTAGGCTAGCATTAAAGCCAAATCTCGGAGTTCCATCATTGACCAGCAAATTTTCCACACTCCAAACGGTGGTAACCCACCCAACTTTGATCGTAAAGAGCTCTCCTTCAGGAGGATTGCTGACCAACCCCGCGTTATTAAATGTGGCCACTTCAATTGGACGCAGCTGCCAACAGCAGCCATGCCGCACGGTCACCAAATTTTCAATGGGTAAAGGCACGAGGAAGAGTGTAAAAGCGGTGATTAAGCGCTTTAAACGCCTAGACTGGGGCGGTTGGATAAGAACGATAGCAGGGCGGAAAAAACGTATGTGGAAGAAATCGGCAGGCCGTAAGCGGCGTGTCAAGCAGCACGTCCTTGTTAACTCCCAGCAGGCAACGCTGCTGGATAAGATGGTCACCAAGTACTGGAAGCGTCCCAGGTATTACGTTAATGATATTTACACGCCGTACCACACCCGGGAGGAATTCCGCGAGACTAGGAGAAAACCGTTGCGCTACTGA
- the LOC128734679 gene encoding fumarylacetoacetate hydrolase domain-containing protein 2 gives MNFIRVRSSALVGSIGRGSYSCFTYHSTDNKQSLSSLGSLRHFAKSPSSSMKFVQFKAGADSKQRLGVLSADGSKVADISDAFTGDLIALIKAGTSLDEVKRKVEQATSIPLTGVSLLAPVTNPQKILCVGLNYRGHCEEQNKPIPKEPMFFSKYASTIVGPYDGVTAHRITDQIDWEVELAVIIGKEARHVTRANAMDCVFGYTVAQDISARDWQKTRNGGQFLIGKSMDTFCPLGPAVVHKSLVPDPHNLVIKCSINGVEKQKGNTSELVFRIDDIIERVTQSITLVPGDVILTGTPAGVGMHRSPPEFLKVGDVIDSEIEAIGQIKNKVTADQ, from the exons atgaATTTCATTCGAGTGAGGTCTTCTGCGCTGGTTGGAAGTATCGGTCGCGGCTCGTATTCTTGTTTTACCTATCATTCAACTGATAACAAACAATCACTTTCGAGTCTTGGCTCTCTAAG gcACTTTGCAAAGTCACCATCCAGCAGTATGAAATTTGTCCAGTTCAAAGCGGGTGCCGATAGCAAGCAGCGGCTCGGTGTGCTGTCTGCAGACGGCAGCAAAGTTGCCGACATCTCGGACGCTTTCACCGGTGATCTAATCGCGCTCATCAAAGCCGGCACATCGTTAGATGAAGTCAAACGAAAGGTGGAACAAGCGACCAGCATTCCGCTGACCGGGGTCAGCTTGCTGGCACCAGTAACCAATCCGCAAAAGATACTCTGCGTAGGACTTAATTACCGGGGACACTGCGAAGAGCAAAACAAACCCATTCCGAAGGAACCGATGTTTTTCAGCAAATATGCGTCGACTATCGTTGGACCGTACGATGGAGTGACTGCCCATCGTATCACCGAT CAAATTGACTGGGAGGTAGAGCTAGCTGTTATTATCGGAAAGGAGGCAAGGCATGTGACCCGAGCGAATGCCATGGATTGCGTTTTTGGATACACGGTGGCGCAGGATATTTCAGCTCGCGATTGGCAGAAGACTCGTAATGGCGGACAATTTCTGATCGGTAAATCCATGGATACGTTCTGTCCGCTGGGTCCGGCTGTAGTACACAAATCGCTGGTTCCGGATCCGCACAATCTGGTTATTAAATGTTCCATCAATGGAGTGGAAAAACAGAAAGGAAATACCAGCGAATTGGTGTTCAGAATTGACGATATTATCGAACGAGTGACACA ATCAATTACCCTCGTTCCTGGGGATGTCATTCTCACAGGAACGCCAGCCGGCGTTGGAATGCACCGCAGCCCAccggagttcctcaaggttgGCGATGTTATTGACAGTGAAATCGAAGCAATtggacaaatcaaaaataaagtcACTGCTGATCAATAA